TTCTTCTTCTCTGACCATGTCaggtaaagaaagaaacattttaaaaatgttttcatgagaTTTCCTTCCCCGTAAATTTAGATTTCTTTCCCCCTGAGTGGCCCCAAACAGCTTGGAATAACAGGGAATCTCTTGAAGTAGAAATCTAGAGACCTCATTTCAGTTTTGGCTTtgacatttactagctgtgtgactttagataACTTATTCTCTCACgaaatctgtttcctcatctgttacatTAGGATAATAAGTTGGTTATTCCCTCTCGCCCTTTTCTTTTCCAACACTGAGTCTTTACGGGTATACgtatagaaaatgaaatcagagacTTTCTCAGAGTGTTCATTtcaacagaaacagagaaaaactcGAAGTGGCATAGAAAAGCAGCAATATGTTCTGAGATGTTTCATTTGTAGTAATCTCCCTCCACTAATATTTCAActttcctattttaaatttagtGATGTTAAgtgatgttttaaataatattcagccaggcacggtggctcacacctgtaatctcagcactttgggaggccatctCCCTCACTAATATTTCaactttactattttaaatttagtgaTGTTACGGATGTGTAGTGATGCTTTGAATATTCagttgggcgtggtagctcatgcctgaaatctcaatgctttgggaggctgaggtgggaggatcgcttgggcctgggagttcacaaccagtctgggcaacatggcaagacccccatgtctacaaaaacttttaaaaaatcaggcagGGTTGGGGgcatgccagctactcaggaggctgaggtgggaggatcagaggactgcttgagcccaggaggttgaggctgcagtgagccatgttcacaccgctggacttcagcctgggtgacaaattgAGAGCCTgtcacaagcaaacaaacaaacaaaagtaatatCCACGTTTTGGAGATTCCTATCTAAACTAggtggaaagagaaaatgaagagtaCTGGGTTATAAGGAGGCAGGTATTCTTGGGTAAGgaatttgggattttaattaaAGCAGAAAGGGTCCCCTACTCTTTCCCCTTGGGATATACCCTGGAGAatgacaaaatgattttaaaagaaaaaaatatattttaaatttgaaaaaaaaaaaagaagcagaaggacaacagagtgaaatctATTCAAGATAGGGCAAAATGAAGTTCGTTTTAGCGAATGCTTTTATCAATGACCTAGGAAGGAAACAGGCTAGAATAGAGTGTCCCTAGGAAAAGCAGCTTATCAGAAGTCACattcagttgttttttttctgttgccttcTTGAACATAGATGACACTTGACagtttttaatataaacattgtagaaatatgttttaaagtcCGGGcaggatggctcacacctgtaatcccagcactttgggaggccgaggtgggctgatcacctgaggtcaggagtgtgagacaagcctgaccaacatggagaaatcttgtctctactaaaaatacaaaattagccaggcatggtggcgcctgcatgtaatcccagctacttgggaggctgaggcacgagaatcaattgaacctgggaggcggtgagccgagatcatgccattgcactccagcatgggcaacaagagcgaaactctctcaaaaaaaaatatatgtaaacattatatatatctacacacacacacacacatatatatatgttttagaaaTGATGCCTccaggccaggctcggtggctcacacctgtaatcccagcactttgggaggctgaggcaggtggatcacctgaggttgggagttcgagatcagcctggccaacatggtggaaccccatctctactaaaaatacaaaaattaactgggtgtggtgacaggcgcctgtaatcccagctactcgggaggcttaggcaggagaatctctggaacccgggaggcagaggttgcagtgagctgagatcttgccactgtactccagtctatacgacagagcaagactccatctcaaaagaaaagatatgATGCTTCCTACAAACAAGAAACGAGTAAGTGGTTACCTAGAGAGCTGGAGGACATGTAATTTGCAGTGtgctgtttctaatttttaaattatatggatGTTTCTcctattaataataaaagtaagtTTCTGAGAAAAGAATGTATCATTACTTGCATCAGACAAGCAATACCTTTGTGTGAAAAGTAGATTTCTAGTAAAAGCTGCTTTTTTTATCTTAATACTTTTTTCCAAAAACAGAGTACATACTGATTTGCAATGAACTGCTTTTAGACCTAAGAATAAAAAGTCAAGCCACATATCAGCCACATATCTCTAATTCCATATCTATCTAAATCAAATTTTCTGGAGTCCTTTGAACTTTCCtacattcaaaacattttttaattggattctAGCAGTTGTTTTTTTTAAGCTATGGGGATGTCATTTTCCTGGATGTTGGAGACGATTATAATCTAGGTTTTGAGGATAAATATTACAGCTCTCATGATACTgtttaaggatttttttctgcttgttaTGTGGCTACAATAATTTAAGTCTTCTACTAAGATTAATATCTGTCATTTGCTGGGTAATAGTCATAGAAATATGAATGAGTGTAAAAATGGAATTCCTTCACTTATTTTTTGCATTCTATTTTGTACCAGTTTTTATTGAAATATCCACATATATTATGGCTATTTTACATTCACATTTACTGCGTTTTTCTGCTTATTACACACTTTTTGCTGATACAGTCTCTTTATCTATATATGCTGGTTAGAAATTCATTCGTTCTATTACGGGCTATTTCTTGGTTAATAGTATTCATTTAGAAAAAGTAGATACTATTCAGTTTCCTAATGTTGCATGTATGGTAGCAGCTTTAGTTAGTAATTTACTACAGTCTGCTGCTAGCTATATACCCCAGTTTTCATTAATATCTATATATTGCTTTAATTccatgattttatgtttttaattattttgtctgttttttcagaACTTACTATATCTTCCTCATTATAAGTCATATGTAATCTATCACTTTTATTCATATATGAATTAtcactgttattattttataactaCTTTATAGACAAGCAGCCTGAAGCTCAGAGCTTAActagcttttttctttcaaaaagcatttcttggccaggcattgtggctcacgcctgtaatcctagcactttggaagaccgaggcaggcagataatctGATGCCAgtggttccagaccagcctggcaaacatggcaaaacctcctctctattaaaaatgcaaaaaattagccaggcacagtggcatgcacctataatcccagctactcaggagactgaggcatgagaattgcttgagcccaggaggcagaggttgcagtgaactgagatcaagccactgcactgcagcctgcgtgacagagtaagactctgtctcaatgaaagaaaagaaaaaagcatttctaTCAGGTAGTTATTTTGACTTATGATAAAAAGCCAGGCTTGAAGAGGGCAAAAAATGACCTTTTAGATTTACCAATGACCTAGGTTAAATATAAAGTCTGGGACATGTCACATGACCTGCAGAAGCAAAATGTGACACTAAGGATTATAAAGGTAATAGCTCTACTGTATTCTAGTAGACCAAAAAAAATGCCATATTAAAAGTTCTGATTTCCTAGTTTCTGGTCGATGCTCAGAGAAAAGACTCCTGGAAAGGAAGTCAGATTCTGTAAACTGGTAATGATATTAACATAATGGTAAAACTTAAACAGGTCATTCTGACCTCTCTCAGACTCATGAAATGTTAGAACATCTCTAAGGACCTTCTAGTTCTAAAATGCTCCAATTCTAGGAAATAGTTATGAGTCTATACTAACCCAGATTCAAGGGAAAGATAGGGAAGGGAGAAGGTTGCTTCTAGCCTAGGAAATCATGTACGAACCCAGACCACGTGGGTCTTCACATCTGTGTCCAAGTTGGACACAAAGGCAGTTCATCAGAAGAGGACCAAACTGCCTCGGCACTCATGGCCATCATAAACTGTTTGGCTTTTGGTATCTCAGTGAGTATTGGTATTAGAGGCTTCCTGATTGCAACAACCTTAAGATAATGCTGTTCTTCAAATAAGGTGAGAATTTTTCAATCTCATCAGtttttttcatctctctcttgTTTCCTACAGAAGATTTCCAAAATACGTCTTTACCTGGAACTGCAAATTCTCTGCAGCTCTCTCTTCCTGTGGTGAGCAATGCGGCTTCCTTAACAGGAAGCATCTCCAACTTCTCCAGAGCCTCTGCTCCAGTCATCAGCTCAGCATGGCTACAGCCATCAGCCTCTGGCACCTCCTTCCAGCCAATCATGGGCAGTGCCTACCTTTATCAACAATCTAGCACAACTATGTTGTCTGGGCTTACTGGCCAGAGCCATATCTATACTTCAGCTGCCTCTTATCCAGGCAGTTTTGAGTGGGATAGTACAGCAAGCACAGCAAAGAAGTCATCCTCACTCAGGGACTTCACTGTGACTCTCATTGACCAGAACACAGCTGTCTCTTCCATGTCTATGACAGCCCAGTATGATAAAACTTCAGATACCAATACTGTGGTCCCTCTGTATCCGTCACTATCTGCCAGCCTTGTTCAGGGGACACTAACTCAAATTCCAAATCAGCAGGGCCATAGCCTGTCACTTCCCTATCAGATAGGAAGTCAGGTCTATTACTATCATCAAGGCACACTGGGACCTCAACTATCCTGCCTGCAATCCTATGGCTCTGTGTCATACACAGGATATAGGGCTTCTGCCCATCAACCAGAAATGGTGATGGTGCTAAAGGAGGTTCAGCCCACAAATGTCCTACCACCAGTCTCTACTTCTGGGATGTATTACTCTGTGTCTACTCAACCCATCACAGAAACCAGTGTTCAAGGTGAGTACAAACAGCAAGAAAGGAGAGGAATAATGTCAGCATTGAAAAGGAGGGTCAAATCTGTAGCTGTGTGTTGAGTCCACGGATAGGTAGAATTTAAGTCCTGAGACTTCAATCACTATTCTTGGGCAGTGCTCTCCATTTGCAGACTCTATATGAGAACACCTTACAGGTGGGAAAGTGGAACACTGTAATGGCCATCTATGCTACATGTAAGAGAGTCCCAAGAGCATACTCAGGGATACATTGTTTAGTGCCCTGACCGATCACTTCCCCCGCACTACCACGCTGTAACGTCCTTCCTTAATCTATTACTTTAGTCTCTTTGGAAGGTACTTCAGAACTCTTATTTTGGCAGTGACATTTTGATTTTCCTTAACTTACAATAGGATTTAAGACCTTGTGTTGACAGATCCTCTCCAAAACAAACAGGCTCAGAATCTGTGCTTGCTTATATATTTCATGAGGAAGGGCTCCATTCTTTCCCCTAGTCCATGGTGGAAAGTGTTCTTATTCTCTCAGGAGAGTGGAGAGAATGGAAAGGACCCTATAAGAATGTGAGGCTTTACAAAACATCTCCTATTTTAAAAATCGCGTTCACTTTTGACTTACAACAACTCtgtgaaatgcaaagaaaaccaagaaacaatCACATCAAATGATAACCAGTAAGAGAACAGTCACTGCCAATCTCCTAATACAGGGTCTTGTCCATGGTCCTTAAGAAGAGCTAGTAGAAATGCCTTGCCCATGTTGGAAAGGTATCTGAGTGTCGCACTGGTGTGTGGGGGGAGCATCTCACTTCCCAGGGACTGACTTCTTCCTTGATTCCTTTGTAGCGATGGAAACTTCCCTGGGGATGGATACTTCCCTGGGATTGCAATCTCCAAGCAAGACATTTTGTCCGCCACAAACTCAAGAATTCTCCAAGTCCTTCAGTAGCAGAAATACCCAGATACTTGAGAGTAACCcatcacctgagcttggggacATTTCAATGATAACTCCAGTCCAGAGTCCCACTAATCTCTTGACACTGTCTCCAGTTCCAAgccaggaaaaaaatgagaatgagaattTGGATGAGATTAAAACCAACCTTTCAAAGCCTCTAGATGTCTACCAGATCCTAATAGGAAATCAAGATCCTCCACTACTTCCTTTAGACATCCCTGATATTCACCCACTTCTGGCCTGCATTGATCCTCTTGGCCAAGAGGAGCAGCCTGGTTCTGAAAATGCCGATCAAAGAAATAACAGCCTGAGTCTTGAGGACCAAGGGATATTTGAAAATGGGATTGAGTCTAGCAGTGATTTGGCAGACATCACTACATTGGTGGAGGATACTTACCTCCCCCCACTCTTCAGTTCCTTACAGGACCTTGACCTACCCAAAGGGCCCTCAACAAAGAAAGCCAAAGATACCAGTGCCATCAAGGTAAATCAGGTGCAGGAAAAGTCATGTGTCATAAAGGGTCACTCTGATCAAGTCAGGGAGAATAAGCATAAAGCTTCTGAGCCTATCCGGGGTGCTCCGAAGGCCAAAATCCAGCCAAAGATCCCAGAGTGCCTATTAGAGGGAGAAGTGGTTGTTTGCAGTGCTACAGTCAGTGACAGTGCCTCTGTGAACAAGGCCAAGCATTCTAGCAACAAACCTCACAAAGCTGCATCCAGCAGGATCAGCAAAACTAAGAGCCATGGGCAGGAAAAGACCAAAGGGAACAGAAAAAACAGCTCCAAGAAATCTGAAGAGAGTAAGCAGTCAGGAAACAAAGTTAAGGTAGAAGAGAAGCAAACCATTCCCAACATGAAACGGAAGAAAAATCAACCTGAGCTTAGCCAAGAGATCTTTAAAAAGCCCCGAAGCTCCCTGGGCATGCACATGCTGGAGTCCGTGCAAGTTTTCCATGCACTCGGGAAAAAGATCGATAAGAAAACTGGATTCTCTTCCTCCAGGACCCTGGGAAGCTCAAGCAACACCCAAAACCACCAGCCATTCCCAGCTCTCAAACCATGGCTGCATACCCAACGTGAGGGTAAAGGCCCGGAGAAAATTCAAGTCAAGGCCCAGAAACTAGATGGTAGTGCTGAAAAAGAGTGTCCATCTCCATCCCACTCTGAGTTGCCACCACCTGGGAAGGTCAAGTTGGTACCTTTGCCCTTTCTGGCCCTGGACAAACCTCAAGCTTGACCTGTTTCTCGGCGGCCAAACCCTCCGGCCTCACGTAGGCCTGCTGTGGCTTACCCTGCTCAACCTGATTCTACTGACTCAGCTCAGTCGACTGCAGTCAATCCATCCCGAGCAGCTCCTACCAACACATCTTTGCCAGGTCCTGCCACACCAGCTCAGCCAATTTTGACCAAAGCAACCCAACCTGGTTCAGCCAACCCTACCCAGCCTACTGTCCCTCAATCTGCAGTTTCTAGGCCATCACTCTGCAAAACATCATCTTGTTCTTCTCTGCAGCGGGAGCCTGTTTCCACTGCTGTGACCAATCTCCAGTCCCTGCCCAAGCCTCAAAATCAATTTCTAATCCAAGACTTCAGCTTCCAACCCCGTCCATGCAGGAAACCCACTGTTCCTGAGCCAGTAATGTCAACGCCTATCACAGAAGAGCAGAGGCCAGAGCGTGAGGCCATGAAGAGAAAGGCTCAACAAGAGCGTGAGAATGCTGCCAAATACACCTTTCGGGGGAAAGTGCAGTTTTTCATTGAAAGGGAAAGAGATATGGAAATTGCTGAATACTACGGCTACACAATCTAAGAGCTGAGATTGTTGGTTTTACGTTGGATACCGCTGGTTTTCCACATATATAGATAGagactaatttatttattctgatatatttttaaaacataataaagaaatgtaatagaattaatagataaGTAATAAAGAGGCCTTTTCAGTTTTGAGATGCTGTTGACTGCGAGTTTTCTttggtgtgggggtggggatcAAAGGTTACATTAGAAAGAAGGAactatggccaggtgcggtggctcattcctataatcccagcactttgggaggccgaggtgggtggatcacctgagttcaggagttcgagaccagcctggccaacatggtgaaactacaaatacaaaaatacaaactaaaaactaaaaatacaaaaatttagctgggtgtggtggcgggtgcctgtaatcccagcttctcaggaggctgaggcaggagaatcccttgaacccgggtggtggaggttgaagcgagccgagatcatgccattacactccagcctggacaacagagggagactctatctcaaaaaaaaaaaaaaaaagaagaaggaactaAAAGTTGGATGGGAGAATAGACAGAAAAGGATAAGAACTGAGGAAACAGGAAGGACCATGGTCCAGGACTGAGAAGGTCAAATGGGGAGAGATTTTATGGGCTTATACAAGGAATCAGAAATGGggaaaatggcagaagtaagATGCAAAATCTGAGGTTAggactaaaagaataaaatttggaTATAAGTTGAAGATGGCAGAAGATGAGGCTGGGTGgaccaaaataaatgtacaaagtCTCCCATGGATGATGGCCTTATGTCTCATAGCCTAGCAGATAGGTATTTTAGAAAACAAGATTCAGGACTCATCAACAGGTTTGGGTTACCTTATACACACATGATCACAGTTGGGAAAGTGAGTACAAAACATAGGGGAAATCTACCAGGGGAATGGCAAGGGCTCACAGTTCTCCAAGGTGCAGCTGATAACCTGGGGCCCAGCCAAGTGAACTGCAGCAGCATGAAGCTGGCCCAGGACAGACCCCAGAGTATGGATCTCCATTTCTTCAACCAACACCTATGCACGGGGCAGTGAGACGCACTACTTCAGTTCACCTTCACAACAACACACAAGACCAGTAACACTATGCCACTTTACTAGTGAGGTTCAGCAATGGGCTTGGGTCACTCTGCATGCAAAGGGGGAAGGCCTGTGGGTCTCCGAAGTCAGCAGCGTTTGCAAGCGCCTGCAGGCAGCCAGCCTGGCTTTCAGACCACAGCATCCAGAGGTTACAGGCAGAGGAAATCAAGCTTCTGGAGGGACTTCTAAGAGGCCAGCCAGATCCTCCTCCACCCATTCCAGCACGTGCAATCTTCTCGGCCATCACCATTAACTGAAGGGACACGAGAAAAAATGGCTTGGAGCGTCCATTTTCACAGGATGAGTGGTGGGCGCGCGTGCGCCCTGGGTCCCCCTCCGAAACCCGCAAGACGCAGGCGCCCAGCTGTCCAGAGCCGCTCCTTAGGGGGAGGGGGGCCCCCCTTGCCAGGCACAGGGGGAGGCAAAAAGGGTTGGGGGCGCTGgggggagggcaggagaggaatgggtgggggaagggaagatGGGGGCAGTGGATGGTCACCATGGGAAAATCCgtaattcactttaaaaaaaattagtttctgaTATATAATTCacctaacataaaattcaccattcaAAATCCGTACGATGCGGCCGGGAGCgggctgtattcccagcactttgggaggctgaggcaggcagatcactgagctcaggagttcgagaccagccgggccaacatggtgaaaccccgtctctaataaaaatacgaaaattagcctggcgtggtggtgtgtgcctgtaatcccagctactcaggaggctgaggcacaagaatcgcttgaacttgggagggggaggttgcagtgagccgagatcgtgccactgcactccagcctgggtaacagagcaagactcagtctcaaaacaaaaaacaaaaatcgtacaattcagtggcatttaggaTGTTCACAAGGTTGTACAATCATTACAACTATCTGCATTAACTTTTCATCATCCCCTGCAAGAAAACCCTCTACCCATTAGCGGTCACTCctcattccctcctccctctggcACCAGGCAAACACCAATCTCTGGATTtaccttttctggacatttcatataaatggaatcatacaacatgtgaCCTTTGGTATCTGGCTTCATTTAGTACTATGTTTTAAAGGTTTATCTATATGCTGTAGTGTGTATCTgaactttattccttttcataCTGCATACTATTCTTATTGTATGACTACACCACCTtggcttatccattcatccgttactagacatttgggttgtttccaccagcaatttatatttattgagagtttattCTGTGCCTGGTAGCACCTCGCTAAGTTATtcaccccatttcacagataaggaggTAGAGAATCTGAAGAATTTGCCCAAGATTAAGAGCTAGCTAGCAACTGCTAGCAATAGTTCGGATTTGAACACAGGCATTTTAGACTTCAAAGGTAATAGATTCACATGATAGAAcattaaaaagacacaaaatggtAGCAATGGAAATTCACCCTTTCCCCAAGTTTCCTAGCCACCACCTACTCCCTCCCTTAGAGGCATCTACTTTTGCCACTTTAAGGATTCTtccagataaattatttttacccCAACATGTACCTATTACGATTTACTGAATAATCTGTCCCATTGATGTGAAATGTCACTTTTATGATATACTGTGTTTCTATGTGTTTGCATTACTCTTTTCAGAACTGTCCTGACATTTTTGCCTATCTTTTATATTTGCCATTTCTCTagaatcctttttattttctttttgatttttaaaaattccttcttttttaaaggcaTTATCCAttatgttaattctttttttttttctttttcttttttttttttttgaggcagactctcgctctgtcactaggctagagtgcactggtgccaCCTCGGTTCACAGCAaatttcacctcctgggttcaagtgattctcatgcctcagcctcctgagtagctgagattacaagcgcacatcaccatgcctgtctaatttttttctttcttttttttttttttttttttttcctgaaaccgactttcgatcttgttgcccaggctggagagcaatggcgtgatctcggctcaccacaacctctgcctcctgagttcaagcgatcctcctgcctctgtctcccgagtagctgggattgcgggcatgcgccaccaggcctggctaattttgtatttttagtagagacggggttttgccatgttggtcaggctggtctcaatctcctgacctcaggtgatccacccgccttggcttcccaaagtgctgggattacaggtgtgagccaccgcaccaggcctaatttttgtatttttagtagagacagggttttgccacgttggccaagctggtcttcaactcctgacctcaactgatccgcccacctcggcctcccaaagtgctgggattacaggtgttttttaaaatgtagccaccatgcccagcctgttcatTCTTGTGTTCTTTTTAGTTTAGTCTTcttttctgaagtttttcttttgtttttaattctgttctgAGTTCTACCATCTCACCTAATTTTGATTTATATGTTCTCTCCCCCTTTTTATTgcagtaaaatacacataatgtaaaatttgccattttaaccattttaagtgtacaattcagtggcattaagtagaTTCACACTGTTGTTCCACCATTACCTCTAcccatctctagaactttttcatcatcccaaacaaaaACTCTGTACAGTACTCATCCAGTAACTTCCCTTCCTGCCCCCTATGGTCCTTTCatcttttgcattgttttttcCTAATGTCTTTTAGCTAGTTCTGAAATAGCAGGTTACTCTTTGGATCAGCTTGTGGGCCTATCTTTTCTGACTTGCTTTTATTATCTGAGAGGATGCTGTTCTGCtgcttattctcttttttcttataataCCTTTGTATGGGACTTGACTACAATCCTTTTCTGTTATTCATTTTTAGATGAAATTGATTTTTCTGTACTTTGAAAAGGAGGTGTTAAGGATAACTTTTCTAAAACTTCCCCaaacttctcttttttaaaaatgtagtatcaAATGACATGATGGTTTGCTTTTTGAGATTTCCCAGCTCTGTTTCCCTCCTTGATTTTTATCCTTTGTATCTGTTGTTCCTCCCAGTAGTTTGTCCTCTGTGTGGGGCCGCATCCTGGAAAGGAGCTCTGGCTGCTCGGTCTCAAGAGTGGGAAGGGACTAGACTGCTTCACCGATTCAGAGTCTATCACAGGTCCCTTGTACTTACTCACTTTGTGGCTGGgcaaaaaaaaccctcagagtTTCAGCTGCTGTTCTCACCTTGGCCCTTGGTACTTTCCAGTGAACTTCTGCTGGCAGTTTGAGGGCATCCTGTCTGCCACTGCCTCCTGTGTGGATGCCATACCAGGCCAGTCTGGTGACCACTGATGATGGTTTGCCCCACCCTCTTGTTTTGGGGTTCATAGGGAAAACTGTCATCTAGTTTGGTGGTACAAGCTACtcatgggttttttgtttggtttgatcTATTTCCATGAGAGGATTTGAGGAGATTCAAAACAACACTGCTGCCTGCATCTTTCTAAAATCCTGCTCAATCTTttgacataattattttaaacataggaACCCCGTAGTTCTCTGTTCCCTTAAGTAGAGCTCCATTTGCCCCAAACTAGTTAAGACTCTGAGTCAGACAAGGCTTGCTGAGTCTCTTCTCTCTAACATGGCACCTCTGTACTTGCTCAGTTCATATTTTGAGTAAGAAGTCAAAACACAACAGCCTCAAAGGCTCATGGGTGGACAATCTGGAGAAAGGCCCTGGTCAGAATGTgtatcatttctttctctttgtatctTCTTTCCTAAACATGTATAAAATTGAATCTCCCGTCTGCCTTcctccccccacaaaaaaaacctGGTTCATACACAATTTTCTTTATCTCAGTTCATGGTAATGCCATTTTTTCAGTTGCTTGGGGCAGGAAACTTTGAAGTCATTTGTAGTGATTTGTTAGAGCAGGCACTAGAAACTCATACAATGCTCTAACAAGTAAGGTGccatctgaaaaataattaagttaaaagaAAACCTTACTCTTAGCCACAATCACTTGCTAATGGGATATGTATGCCAGTTGGGTACTGCACGTCTCAAACCTTAGAATCAAGTTGGACACTATCAGCATCACTTCCCATTCCACACTGATTTGCATAGGTCACTTGTCAAAAACCCAGCTTCACAAAGATACAGTATCACTGAAAGGAATGTGGCATGACCTGATGTTGAAACTGTGAACTATACCTACTAGCCAGAAGCTCATACAATATCTAACAGATGTTAGGTATTACTACGAATCCTTCACGAATTTAAAATACCCACCTGCACCCAGACGAATCTGCTGTAGTGTCTTGAGAGCACATTGGagcacctttttttctttttttagagagggtctcactgtgtcgcccaggctagagtgtaggaCACTGAAAAGAAGACTCCTGCTCTGGAAGTTGACAAGAAGTAATATCCACGAGTATAAAAATGCAAGATCGAGGCTCGGCCCAGAAACAATGCCTAAAATCAAGGCGTTAAAAAAGgagagcaggccgggcgcggtggctcaagcctgtaatcccagcactttgggaggccgagacgggcggatcacgaggtcgggagatcaagaccatcctggctaacatggtgaaaccccgtctctactaaaaatacaaaaagctagccgggcgacctggcgggcgcctgtagtcccagctactcgggaggctgaggcaggagaatggcgtgaacccgggaggcggagcttgcagtgagctgagatcggccactgcactccagcctgggcgacagagcgagactccgtctcaaaaaaaaaaaaaaaaaaaaaaaaaggagagcagAAGAGAGATCCAAGTTCAACCTGGCCCAGCCCAAAGAAGGTAGGATTCAAGGAGAAGAAACTAAAAGAGAAGACTCTTGGACCACATCATTTCCTACAAGGAGCA
This region of Rhinopithecus roxellana isolate Shanxi Qingling chromosome 17, ASM756505v1, whole genome shotgun sequence genomic DNA includes:
- the LOC104674838 gene encoding LOW QUALITY PROTEIN: uncharacterized protein C2orf78 (The sequence of the model RefSeq protein was modified relative to this genomic sequence to represent the inferred CDS: substituted 1 base at 1 genomic stop codon) translates to MHWLASATETSASIVSSSFVSAVDVSSSLTMSEDFQNTSLPGTANSLQLSLPVVSNAASLTGSISNFSRASAPVISSAWLQPSASGTSFQPIMGSAYLYQQSSTTMLSGLTGQSHIYTSAASYPGSFEWDSTASTAKKSSSLRDFTVTLIDQNTAVSSMSMTAQYDKTSDTNTVVPLYPSLSASLVQGTLTQIPNQQGHSLSLPYQIGSQVYYYHQGTLGPQLSCLQSYGSVSYTGYRASAHQPEMVMVLKEVQPTNVLPPVSTSGMYYSVSTQPITETSVQAMETSLGMDTSLGLQSPSKTFCPPQTQEFSKSFSSRNTQILESNPSPELGDISMITPVQSPTNLLTLSPVPSQEKNENENLDEIKTNLSKPLDVYQILIGNQDPPLLPLDIPDIHPLLACIDPLGQEEQPGSENADQRNNSLSLEDQGIFENGIESSSDLADITTLVEDTYLPPLFSSLQDLDLPKGPSTKKAKDTSAIKVNQVQEKSCVIKGHSDQVRENKHKASEPIRGAPKAKIQPKIPECLLEGEVVVCSATVSDSASVNKAKHSSNKPHKAASSRISKTKSHGQEKTKGNRKNSSKKSEESKQSGNKVKVEEKQTIPNMKRKKNQPELSQEIFKKPRSSLGMHMLESVQVFHALGKKIDKKTGFSSSRTLGSSSNTQNHQPFPALKPWLHTQREGKGPEKIQVKAQKLDGSAEKECPSPSHSELPPPGKVKLVPLPFLALDKPQAXPVSRRPNPPASRRPAVAYPAQPDSTDSAQSTAVNPSRAAPTNTSLPGPATPAQPILTKATQPGSANPTQPTVPQSAVSRPSLCKTSSCSSLQREPVSTAVTNLQSLPKPQNQFLIQDFSFQPRPCRKPTVPEPVMSTPITEEQRPEREAMKRKAQQERENAAKYTFRGKVQFFIERERDMEIAEYYGYTI